One segment of Drosophila mauritiana strain mau12 chromosome 3R, ASM438214v1, whole genome shotgun sequence DNA contains the following:
- the LOC117144319 gene encoding polyadenylate-binding protein-interacting protein 2 — MLLKVPSVDWTDQIIYVVDDDESLSDIDDEPDFSEYMWMENEEEFDKNELQRLEEEEIMQECFEAMIEDELEEQINEWEKAKTDEQNTALSALPKSQCDVEKSVLNPMADEFVPRCHVIDFPAS; from the exons ATGTTGTTAAAAGTGCCATCTGTGGACTGGACGGATCAAATAATTTACGTAGTGGACGACGACGAGTCGCTGTCAGACATCGACGATGAGCCAGATTTTTCCGAATACATGTGGATGGAAAACGAGGAGGAGTTCGACAAGAAC GAACTGCAACGGCTGGAGGAGGAAGAGATTATGCAGGAGTGTTTTGAAGCCATGATAGAAGacgagctggaggagcagatCAACGAATGGGAGAAGGCCAA GACGGACGAGCAGAACACGGCACTTTCCGCACTTCCTAAGAGCCAGTGTGATGTTGAAAAGTCTGTTCTAAATCCAATGGCTGATGAGTTTGTTCCGCGTTGTCATGTTATAGATTTCCCTGCCTCATAA
- the LOC117145200 gene encoding sialin, which translates to MCWRLCLLHRSVMSSMSWTLPRLSQSSAATAHGLVGSVRLTYAICAFLATCLHAAMRNMLGMIILKMVMPRPEDALVVSAELGRLTEGNVTSTGRCGSPRVVFNPQFQETQSGDLPWTRNQELTFPGVYYYGYVVSISLSGYLADRCSSKRLFIVSLIFEAAAYILLPAMAHFSFEAGMVDLIICGLLAGCGNPAMYKLFVTWAHPTERTALLSFAYSGLLMGSMLVYPVASYLSNYGWELSFYVVGGVGLLFGIACCFLVYDTVEQHSRISDEEVDYLMQGKSQLELKQQPVVTIPWKSLLAAPPVYAFILTHMFHTYTFLVIVQLMPRFMREAMEFDLREVGFLSAAPYLGGICSKIMCILGGSYVERRVGPDQNCVRRMLYGICSILTTSLIGVIILADCDDKILVLVMFAFMMATTDMGFSGYWPTLLYFAPSFAGLLSGLANGLAHLSGFLAPHLVAALVHTGSKDEWNVVLMTLIGFNTMAMLVFAFCSSTNLQPWDPRSRKEKTGSPSAQESNS; encoded by the exons ATGTGCTGGAGGCTGTGCCTCCTCCACCGCTCCGTCATGAGCAGCATGTCATGGACCCTGCCACGCCTCTCGCAGTCCAGCGCCGCCACCGCCCACGGACTCGTGGGTTCCGTCCGTCTGACCTACGCCATATGTGCCTTTCTGGCCACTTGCCTACACGCCGCCATGAGAAACATGCTCGGCATGATCATCCTCAAGATGGTCATGCCCCGGCCGGAGGATGCACTGGTCGTTTCAGCGGAGTTGGGTCGCCTAACGGAGGGCAATGTCACCTCCACGGGGCGATGTGGATCTCCTCGGGTCGTTTTTAACCCACAGTTCCAGGAAACTCAG TCGGGCGACTTACCATGGACCCGAAACCAGGAGCTGACCTTCCCAGGTGTCTACTACTATGGCTACGTGGTTTCCATCTCGCTATCCGGCTACCTGGCAGATAGGTGCAGCAGCAAGCGACTGTTCATCGTGTCCCTGATCTTTGAGGCGGCGGCCTACATCCTGCTCCCAGCAATGGCGCACTTTAGTTTCGAGGCAGGAATGGTTGATCTGATCATTTGTGGCTTACTGGCG GGCTGTGGAAATCCGGCAATGTATAAACTGTTCGTGACCTGGGCTCATCCCACAGAGAGAACAGCGCTCCTGTCCTTCGCCTACAGCGGCCTTCTGATGGGCTCAATGTTGGTTTACCCGGTGGCCAGTTACCTAAGCAACTACGGCTGGGAGCTGTCCTTCTATGTAGTCGGTGGAGTTGGCCTCTTATTCGGCATTGCCTGCTGCTTTCTCGTTTACGACACCGTAGAGCAGCATTCAAGGATATCGGATGAGGAGGTGGATTACCTGATGCAGGGCAAGAGTCAATTGGAACTAAAGCAGCAGCCT GTGGTAACCATTCCCTGGAAGAGCCTGCTCGCCGCGCCGCCCGTCTACGCCTTCATCCTGACCCACATGTTCCACACCTACACCTTCCTGGTGATTGTGCAACTGATGCCGCGATTTATGCGCGAGGCCATGGAGTTCGATCTGCGCGAGGTGGGCTTCCTCTCGGCGGCACCGTATCTGGGTGGGATCTGCTCGAAGATCATGTGCATCCTGGGTGGCAGCTACGTGGAACGACGCGTGGGTCCTGACCAGAACTGTGTGCGGAGAATGCTGTACGGGATCT GCAGCATCCTGACCACTTCTTTGATTGGGGTCATCATCCTGGCGGATTGTGATGACAAAATACTAGTTCTTGTGATGTTTGCCTTCATGATGGCCACTACGGATATGGGTTTCAGTGGCTACTGGCCCACGCTGCTCTACTTTGCGCCCTCCTTCGCGGGATTGCTTTCGGGATTGGCCAATGGACTGGCCCATCTCTCCGGATTCCTAGCTCCCCATCTTGTCGCCGCTCTGGTGCACACT GGCAGCAAGGATGAGTGGAATGTGGTGTTGATGACGCTGATTGGCTTTAATACGATGGCCATGTTGGTATTTGCCTTTTGCAGCAGTACGAACCTACAACCTTGGGATCCTCGTAGCAGAAAGGAGAAAACTGGATCACCAAGTGCTCAGGAATCGAATAGTTAG
- the LOC117142626 gene encoding prion-like-(Q/N-rich) domain-bearing protein 25, whose protein sequence is MSNFQWFLTLGVLCCAVLSPQGDGGVLAVFWPCESAADCTADGTSCDLASGQCECSTFDTVLAENFTQCLAASLIGEKCDDSVQCNLMPTGASCKAGVCDCADGQNYLRGKCRPLNGLGESCETDLDCYFGYDRASVSCQQNVCGCANGYYNRYGNICRRKSMEENDACVVNADCDELGAGVECVGLVCTYVDEIPTTPGGETEETETTNPGSPEDDDSTTAEAITETAEPEQETAFSSRRQLTKAFVHAPPPTHSDAAAQVSFAQLTNGDTEPLISPRSHEIAVQTSIEKYELRELGRSVRNAATATTTTTATASTSTSSRRNSSRNQRHAHGQRRRLPALFRFDDEDIKTYSTLGSSRDDDDADEKKYGSSCTDNGKTCSGLPHSICSKNICLCRQGYYARNGKCFAELGEIAESTDECEYEFDQLTKTCNCQKNYFYERDLRNCRKPIQYHLSCTSNSQCSPFGASYCHPEIPRRCTCEEYALYDAIKQLCEYKRGLGAECESNDGCPVDHSVCSNRVCVCADNYFEKDDQCTRGIGADCSVEDDCIAENTECQEKDEEEHSRTCQCRKGYVHFKDQCLKEAEELEDECVEDEQCKPLLASCNSEGKCGCNDEQHAKNGVCETKRELGESCTKATECYVEKDPENVECRNSVCQCKLGYSANANQNQCIRVMPNKKNSSGRPSALKIITFMLIGSAFLITSAAIKQAYY, encoded by the exons ATGTCAAACTTCCAATGGTTTCTAACGCTCGGCGTCCTTTGTTGTGCGGTTCTCAGTCCTCAAG GCGACGGCGGCGTGTTGGCCGTATTTTGGCCATGTGAAAGCGCGGCGGACTGCACAGCTGACGGTACTAGCTGCGATTTGGCCAGCGGCCAGTGCGAGTGCTCCACATTCGATACGGTGCTCGCGGAGAACTTCACCCAATGCCTGGCCGCGTCCCTCATTGGTGAAAAGTGCGACGACAGCGTCCAGTGCAATCTTATGCCAACGGGGGCCAGTTGTAAAGCCGGGGTCTGCGATTGCGCCGATGGCCAGAACTATCTGCGTGGCAAGTGTCGCCCACTGAACGGACTCGGCGAGTCCTGCGAAACG GACTTGGACTGCTATTTTGGCTACGATCGTGCGTCTGTGAGTTGTCAGCAAAACGTGTGCGGCTGTGCAAATGGCTATTATAACAGATATGGAAACATCTGCCGTCGCAAATCAATGG AAGAAAACGATGCCTGCGTCGTTAACGCGGACTGTGATGAACTGGGCGCCGGTGTCGAGTGCGTTGGCCTAGTATGCACCTATGTGGACGAGATCCCAACGACTCCGGGTGGCGAGACCGAGGAAACGGAGACCACCAATCCGGGCTCGCCAGAGGATGATGATTCAACCACAGCCGAGGCGATCACCGAGACTGCCGAGCCGGAACAGGAGACCGCTTTCAGTAGCCGAAGGCAGCTAACCAAGGCCTTTGTACACGCCCCCCCGCCCACTCACAGCGATGCCGCCGCCCAGGTGTCCTTCGCCCAGCTCACCAATGGCGACACCGAGCCGCTCATCTCGCCCCGATCCCACGAGATTGCCGTCCAGACGAGCATCGAGAAGTACGAGCTGAGGGAGTTGGGACGCAGTGTGCGCAATGcggccaccgccaccaccacaaCGACAGCCACCGCCTCCACGAGCACCAGTAGCAGGCGCAACTCCAGCCGCAACCAGAGACACGCCCACGGCCAAAGACGCCGCTTGCCCGCCCTCTTCCGCTTCGATGACGAGGATATCAAGACCTACTCCACGCTGGGTTCCAGCCGCGATGACGACGATGCCGATGAGAAGAAGT ATGGCAGCAGCTGCACGGATAATGGAAAGACATGCTCGGGTCTGCCGCACTCGATTTGTTCCAAGAATATTTGCCTATGTCGCCAGGGTTACTATGCCCGCaatggaaaatgttttgcCG AACTTGGGGAAATTGCGGAGAGCACGGATGAGTGCGAGTACGAGTTCGATCAGTTGACCAAAACTTGCAATTGCCAAAAGAATTATTTCTACGAGCGGGATCTGCGCAACTGCAGAAAAC CCATTCAATACCACTTATCCTGCACCTCGAACAGCCAATGCAGTCCATTCGGCGCCTCCTATTGCCACCCAGAGATCCCGAGGAGGTGCACCTGCGAGGAGTACGCCCTCTACGATGCCATCAAGCAACTCTGCGAGTACAAACGTGGCCTGGGCGCCGAGTGTGAGTCCAACGATGGCTGTCCCGTGGATCACTCCGTCTGCTCCAATCGGGTGTGCGTCTGTGCGGACAACTACTTCGAGAAGGACGATCAGTGCACGCGTGGCATCGGTGCCGACTGCTCGGTGGAGGATGACTGCATAGCTGAGAACACCGAATGCCAGGAGAAGGACGAGGAGGAACACTCGCGCACCTGCCAGTGCCGAAAGGGATACGTGCACTTCAAGGATCAGTGCCTAAAAGAGG CCGAGGAGCTGGAAGACGAGTGCGTCGAGGATGAGCAGTGCAAGCCGCTCCTGGCGAGCTGCAATTCGGAGGGCAAGTGTGGTTGCAATGATGAGCAGCACGCTAAGAATGGAGTCTGTGAGACGAAGCGAG AGCTGGGAGAGTCGTGCACCAAGGCCACCGAGTGCTATGTGGAAAAGGATCCCGAGAATGTCGAGTGCCGCAACTCCGTGTGCCAGTGCAAACTTGGCTACTCGGCGAACGCCAATCAGAATCAATGCATTCGCGTGATGCCCAATAAGAAAA ATTCTTCCGGTAGACCCAGTGCTCTCAAAATCATCACCTTCATGCTGATTGGCTCCGCTTTCCTGATCACCAGTGCGGCCATCAAGCAGGCCTACTACTAG
- the LOC117142627 gene encoding probable aminopeptidase NPEPL1 isoform X1, whose product MEPYPNGFLSYTVAVHLKSPQHQMEEALRQGAGCWNAMSSREKNRYRTKYQKQYVSNSSTSRHRRQSVKLKQMGCCRKNTVPKCSRKPRTPACRPRSISSCTQKCSTIRSRRKCMLKKSPESMATDVKFNESLGCTDPQTHPVLIIGQLRHLNLLKFSHLESKLSPRVNEETFLNAVACLHPAPTDKVSLYLDVATVAALPLKSSRHNTASRAHAITRLVKNHVLNVSEESVVLVCERENLFASACAVVRAFPLYSRKTGNLLASSQSKNLGCGDGNANSGRNVVNVEFVLINKDGCIESEPLTDDELNCLNETTRAIRMTARIVDMPCNEMNVDHFIQEVEDVGRELCITPKVIRGEKLLEQGFGGIYGVGKAAAVPPALVVLSHEPKGAQETIALVGKGIVYDTGGLSIKAKTGMPGMKRDCGGAAAILGAFYAAVQCGFRDNLHAVFCLAENSVGPNATRPDDIHTLYSGRTVEINNTDAEGRLVLADGVCYANKDLKANIILDMATLTGAQGVATGKYHGAVLTNSETWEAKSLQAGRKSGDLLASIIYCPELHFSEFASAIADMKNSVADRQNAQSSCAGLFIAAHLGFDYPGTWVHVDMATPVHCGERATGYGVALLLTLFGGHTDSKLLQSIAPTDEEPPLKRCCRD is encoded by the exons ATGGAACCGTATCCAAACGGCTTTTTAAGTTACACGGTGGCTGTACATCTTAAATCCCCGCAACACCAAATGGAGGAGGCACTGCGTCAGGGAGCGGGGTGCTGGAACGCAATGAGTTCGCGAGAAAAGAACCGGTACCGAACGAAA TACCAGAAACAATATGTCAGCAACAGCTCCACTTCGCGTCATCGGCGTCAATCGGTGAAACTCAAACAAATGGGATGCTGCCGCAAGAATACAGTGCCCAAGTGTTCCCGGAAGCCCAGGACTCCGGCCTGCAGGCCAAGGAGCATCAGTAGTTGTACCCAGAAATGCAGCACCATCCGCTCGAGGCGTAAATGCATGCTGAAGAAGTCACCAGAAAGC ATGGCCACGGACGTGAAGTTTAACGAGTCGCTGGGCTGCACTGATCCGCAGACACATCCGGTCTTGATCATCGGCCAGTTGCGCCATCTGAATCTGCTGAAGTTCAGTCATCTTGAGAGCAAACTCAGTCCGCGCGTCAACGAGGAGACCTTCCTGAATGCCGTCGCTTGTCTGCATCCCGCGCCCACCGATAAGGTATCCCTCTACCTCGATGTGGCCACCGTGGCTGCCCTGCCATTGAAGTCATCCCGGCACAATACGGCATCCCGGGCTCATGCCATCACTCGTCTGGTGAAGAACCATGTGCTAAATGTTTCCGAGGAGAGCGTGGTGCTGGTCTGCGAGCGCGAGAATCTATTCGCCAGCGCCTGTGCGGTGGTTCGCGCTTTTCCACTCTATTCCCGCAAAACGGGCAATCTGCTGGCCTCAAGTCAGTCCAAAAATCTTGGATGCGGAGatggaaatgcaaattcaGGACGCAACGTAGTCAATGTTGAGTTTGTGCTAATCAACAAGGATGGCTGCATTGAGAGCGAGCCTTTGACAGACGACGAGCTAAATTGCCTGAATGAGACCACACGGGCAATTCGAATGACTGCTCGCATTGTAGACATGCCCTGCAACGAGATGAACGTCGACCACTTCATCCAGGAAGTCGAGGATGTGGGCAGGGAGCTGTGCATTACGCCAAAAGTAATCCGTGGCGAGAAGCTGCTTGAGCAAGGATTTGGCGGCATTTACGGCGTGGGCAAAGCTGCGGCTGTGCCGCCTGCCCTCGTTGTGCTCTCCCATGAGCCAAAGGGCGCCCAGGAGACCATCGCTCTGGTCGGCAAGGGCATCGTCTACGACACCGGTGGCCTCAGCATCAAGGCCAAGACCGGCATGCCCGGCATGAAGCGGGATTGCGGCGGAGCGGCGGCGATTCTCGGAGCCTTCTACGCGGCTGTCCAGTGCGGATTTAGGGATAACTTGCATGCCGTCTTCTGCCTGGCGGAGAACTCTGTCGGACCAAATGCCACTCG CCCCGATGACATTCACACCCTTTACTCGGGCCGCACAGTGGAGATCAACAACACGGATGCCGAGGGTCGCTTGGTGCTCGCCGATGGCGTTTGCTACGCCAACAAGGATCTGAAGGCCAACATTATTCTCGACATGGCTACATTGACTGGAGCTCAG GGCGTTGCAACAGGCAAATATCATGGTGCCGTATTGACAAACTCGGAGACATGGGAGGCAAAGTCGTTGCAGGCTGGACGCAAATCCGGCGATTTATTGGCATCCATAATTTATTGCCCCGAATTGCATTTCTCGGAATTCGCTTCGGCCATTGCCGATATGAAGAACTCGGTGGCG GATCGTCAGAACGCCCAATCCTCATGCGCTGGACTATTCATTGCTGCCCATCTGGGTTTCGACTATCCCGGCACCTGGGTTCACGTGGATATGGCCACTCCCGTCCATTGT GGGGAGCGAGCCACGGGATACGGTGTAGCCCTGTTGTTGACCCTATTTGGCGGGCACACCGACTCCAAGCTGCTCCAATCCATTGCCCCCACCGACGAGGAGCCGCCCTTGAAGCGCTGTTGCCGCGATTAA
- the LOC117142630 gene encoding uncharacterized protein LOC117142630: protein MSLNCPVHNKDSSGLNITRSATSDDAKIAMCACLELANCRAENCQLKQKLTEYEAKISSLEHLVATIAEEQLQIRQEVIELRNETQGATMEAANELEPSDNLSVNPQEEMYDEDEYDPDSESEYNAIQSPNPSVHSSMASLVSLNISSNSSMELNVLTLNDNSDSDCIYSENEDF, encoded by the exons ATGTCCCTCAATTGCCCGGTTCATAATAAGGACTCTAGTGGCTTAAACAT TACCAGGTCCGCAACCTCGGACGACGCCAAGATCGCCATGTGCGCCTGTTTGGAATTGGCCAACTGTCGGGCCGAAAATTGTCAGCTGAAGCAGAAACTGACCGAGTACGAGGCCAAGATCAGCAGTCTCGAGCATCTGGTGGCCACCATCGCGGAGGAGCAGCTCCAGATCCGCCAAGAAGTGAtcgaattgcgcaacgagaCTCAGGGTGCAACGATGGAAGCCGCCAACGAGTTGGAACCTTCGGACAACTTATCCGTGAACCCGCAAGAGGAAATGTACGATGAGGATGAATACGATCCGGATTCAGAATCCGAGTACAATGCCATCCAGTCTCCCAATCCCTCAGTACATTCTTCGATGGCCTCGCTGGTCTCATTGAATATATCATCCAACAGCTCCATGGAGCTGAATGTTCTAACTCTAAATGATAACTCGGATTCCGATTGCATATACAGCGAAAATGAGGATTTCTAA
- the LOC117142628 gene encoding probable cytochrome P450 304a1, with protein sequence MITETLLAICTAVFLCLSYRYAVGRPAGFPPGPPRIPLFGSYLFMLIINYKYLHKAALTLSRWYKSDIIGLHVGPFPVAVVHSADGVREILNNQVFDGRPQLFVAAMRDPGQDVRGIFFQDGPLWKEQRRFILRYLRDFGFGRRFDQLELVIQEQLNDMLELIRNGPKYLHEHEMVKPGGYRVLLPLLFNPFSANAHFHIVYNECLSREEMGRLVKLCQMGIQFQRNADDYGRMLSIMPWIRHIWPEWSGYNKLNESNLFVRQFFADFVDKYMDSYEEGVERNFMDVYIAEMRRGPGYGFNRDQLIMGLVDFSFPAFTAIGVQLSLLVQYLMLYPAVLRRIQNEIDEVVGCGRLPNLEDRKNLPYTEATIREGLRIETLVPSDVPHKALEDTELLGYRIPKDTIVVPSLYAFHSDARTWSDPEQFRPERFLDSEGKLCLKLDVSLPFGAGKRLCAGETFARNMLFLVTATMCQHFDFVLGPNDRLPDLSQNLNGLIISPPDFWLQLQDRH encoded by the exons ATGATCACGGAAACGCTCCTGGCGATCTGCACGGCGGTGTTCCTCTGCCTTTCGTATCGATATGCAGTGGGTCGACCCGCCGGCTTTCCACCCG GTCCTCCAAGGATTCCGCTGTTCGGCAGCTACCTCTTCATGCTGATTATCAACTATAAGTATCTGCACAAGGCGGCTCTGACCCTCAGTCGGTGGTACAAGTCGGATATCATTGGACTGCATGTGGGTCCTTTTCCGGTGGCCGTTGTCCACAGTGCGGATGGAGTGCGCGAGATCCTCAACAATCAGGTGTTCGATGGACGGCCGCAGCTCTTCGTGGCCGCCATGCGCGATCCCGGCCAAGATGTGCGAG GCATCTTTTTCCAGGATGGCCCCCTGTGGAAGGAGCAGCGTCGCTTCATCCTGCGCTACTTGAGGGACTTTGGCTTCGGACGACGATTCGACCAACTGGAGCTGGTCATCCAGGAGCAGTTGAACGACATGCTGGAGCTGATCCGCAACGGTCCAAAGTATCTGCATGAGCACGAGATGGTGAAACCCGGAGGATATCGCGTGCTCCTGCCGCTGCTCTTCAATCCGTTCTCGGCCAACGCCCACTTTCACATTGTGTACAATGAGTGCCTGAGTCGCGAGGAAATGGGCAGATTGGTGAAGCTCTGCCAGATGGGCATACAGTTCCAGCGGAACGCGGACGACTACGGCAGAATGTTGAGCATTATGCCCTGGATCCGGCACATTTGGCCCGAATGGAGTGGCTACAACAAGCTGAACGAGTCCAACCTATTCGTGCGCCAGTTCTTTGCCGACTTCGTGGATAAGTATATGGACAGCTACGAAGAGGGTGTGGAGCGCAACTTCATGGATGTCTACATAGCTGAGATGCGCCGAGGTCCGGGCTATGGTTTCAATCGGGATCAATTGATCATGGGCCTGGTGGACTTCTCATTTCCGGCCTTCACTGCCATCGGAGTGCAGCTATCGCTACTTGTCCAGTATCTCATGCTATATCCGGCAGTTCTGCGGCGGATTCAGAACGAGATCGACGAGGTGGTGGGATGCGGACGACTGCCCAACCTGGAGGATCGCAAGAACCTGCCCTACACGGAGGCCACCATTCGCGAGGGTCTGCGCATCGAGACGCTGGTTCCCTCGGATGTGCCGCACAAGGCACTGGAGGACACCGAATTGCTGGGCTACCGGATACCCAAG GACACCATTGTCGTGCCCAGCCTGTATGCCTTCCACTCGGACGCCCGTACTTGGTCGGATCCAGAGCAGTTCCGGCCGGAGAGGTTCCTGGACTCGGAGGGCAAGCTCTGCCTGAAGCTGGATGTCTCGCTGCCCTTTGGAGCGGGAAAACGGCTCTGTGCCGGCGAGACCTTTGCGCGCAACATGCTCTTCCTGGTGACGGCGACCATGTGCCAGCACTTTGACTTCGTCCTGGGCCCCAATGATCGGCTGCCCGATCTCTCCCAGAACCTTAACGGACTGATTATTTCGCCACCAGATTTCTGGCTGCAACTACAGGATCGGCATTGA
- the LOC117142629 gene encoding kinetochore protein Spc25 gives MAIIMAESSYERRVKALYEKQIRMEALEAKFIKKVYKFNSNLLDVKEAACRHQRKVGKLQKVLMERREELDKRVSFIEELDRELEATKLRDLAMKDRIKQQKMLVRQRKNEIMESIHTLSKTTETYINQDALPARVKGVTVLRGDKRNQLIPFDLKSTDVEGLDSLCQHLESLNVDMAQWQQLISLAMDVAMESRAPTTPPKEATNCNSIIEIDLTSPTCHI, from the exons ATGGCAATTATTATGGCCGAATCGAGTTACGAAAGGCGCGTAAAGGCTTTGTACGAGAAACAAATTCGCATGGAAGCCCTTGAGGCGAAATTCATCAAAAAGGTCTATAAATTCAACAGCAATTTGT TGGATGTCAAGGAAGCAGCTTGTCGCCATCAGCGGAAAGTGGGAAAGTTGCAAAAAGTGCTCATGGAGCGGCGGGAGGAGTTAGACAAGCGAGTTTCCTTCATAGAGGAACTTGATCGAGAACTGGAGGCCACCAAACTCCGCGATTTGGCCATGAAAGATCGGATTAAACAGCAGAAAATGCTGGTCAGACAGCGCAAAAACGAAATCATGGAAAG caTTCACACGCTGTCGAAGACAACAGAAACCTACATAAATCAAGATGCGCTGCCGGCACGTGTGAAGGGTGTCACTGTACTCCGTGGCGATAAACGCAACCAATTGATACCCTTTGATCTGAAGTCGACTGATGTGGAAGGACTGGACTCACTGTGCCAGCATCTCGAGAGTCTAAATGTCGACATGGCGCAGTGGCAACAACTCATCTCGCTGGCCATGGACGTGGCTATGGAGTCACGTGCTCCCACTACTCCGCCCAAGGAAGCGACCAATTGCAACTCCATAATTGAGATTGATCTCACATCGCCGACGTGCCACATCTGA
- the LOC117142627 gene encoding probable aminopeptidase NPEPL1 isoform X2, with translation MRLLLGVQAIRNHLARTYSSARFKKMATDVKFNESLGCTDPQTHPVLIIGQLRHLNLLKFSHLESKLSPRVNEETFLNAVACLHPAPTDKVSLYLDVATVAALPLKSSRHNTASRAHAITRLVKNHVLNVSEESVVLVCERENLFASACAVVRAFPLYSRKTGNLLASSQSKNLGCGDGNANSGRNVVNVEFVLINKDGCIESEPLTDDELNCLNETTRAIRMTARIVDMPCNEMNVDHFIQEVEDVGRELCITPKVIRGEKLLEQGFGGIYGVGKAAAVPPALVVLSHEPKGAQETIALVGKGIVYDTGGLSIKAKTGMPGMKRDCGGAAAILGAFYAAVQCGFRDNLHAVFCLAENSVGPNATRPDDIHTLYSGRTVEINNTDAEGRLVLADGVCYANKDLKANIILDMATLTGAQGVATGKYHGAVLTNSETWEAKSLQAGRKSGDLLASIIYCPELHFSEFASAIADMKNSVADRQNAQSSCAGLFIAAHLGFDYPGTWVHVDMATPVHCGERATGYGVALLLTLFGGHTDSKLLQSIAPTDEEPPLKRCCRD, from the exons ATGCGTTTGCTGCTCGGCGTTCAGGCAATACGCAACCATCTCGCTCGCACCTACAGCAGCGCCCGCTTCAAAAAG ATGGCCACGGACGTGAAGTTTAACGAGTCGCTGGGCTGCACTGATCCGCAGACACATCCGGTCTTGATCATCGGCCAGTTGCGCCATCTGAATCTGCTGAAGTTCAGTCATCTTGAGAGCAAACTCAGTCCGCGCGTCAACGAGGAGACCTTCCTGAATGCCGTCGCTTGTCTGCATCCCGCGCCCACCGATAAGGTATCCCTCTACCTCGATGTGGCCACCGTGGCTGCCCTGCCATTGAAGTCATCCCGGCACAATACGGCATCCCGGGCTCATGCCATCACTCGTCTGGTGAAGAACCATGTGCTAAATGTTTCCGAGGAGAGCGTGGTGCTGGTCTGCGAGCGCGAGAATCTATTCGCCAGCGCCTGTGCGGTGGTTCGCGCTTTTCCACTCTATTCCCGCAAAACGGGCAATCTGCTGGCCTCAAGTCAGTCCAAAAATCTTGGATGCGGAGatggaaatgcaaattcaGGACGCAACGTAGTCAATGTTGAGTTTGTGCTAATCAACAAGGATGGCTGCATTGAGAGCGAGCCTTTGACAGACGACGAGCTAAATTGCCTGAATGAGACCACACGGGCAATTCGAATGACTGCTCGCATTGTAGACATGCCCTGCAACGAGATGAACGTCGACCACTTCATCCAGGAAGTCGAGGATGTGGGCAGGGAGCTGTGCATTACGCCAAAAGTAATCCGTGGCGAGAAGCTGCTTGAGCAAGGATTTGGCGGCATTTACGGCGTGGGCAAAGCTGCGGCTGTGCCGCCTGCCCTCGTTGTGCTCTCCCATGAGCCAAAGGGCGCCCAGGAGACCATCGCTCTGGTCGGCAAGGGCATCGTCTACGACACCGGTGGCCTCAGCATCAAGGCCAAGACCGGCATGCCCGGCATGAAGCGGGATTGCGGCGGAGCGGCGGCGATTCTCGGAGCCTTCTACGCGGCTGTCCAGTGCGGATTTAGGGATAACTTGCATGCCGTCTTCTGCCTGGCGGAGAACTCTGTCGGACCAAATGCCACTCG CCCCGATGACATTCACACCCTTTACTCGGGCCGCACAGTGGAGATCAACAACACGGATGCCGAGGGTCGCTTGGTGCTCGCCGATGGCGTTTGCTACGCCAACAAGGATCTGAAGGCCAACATTATTCTCGACATGGCTACATTGACTGGAGCTCAG GGCGTTGCAACAGGCAAATATCATGGTGCCGTATTGACAAACTCGGAGACATGGGAGGCAAAGTCGTTGCAGGCTGGACGCAAATCCGGCGATTTATTGGCATCCATAATTTATTGCCCCGAATTGCATTTCTCGGAATTCGCTTCGGCCATTGCCGATATGAAGAACTCGGTGGCG GATCGTCAGAACGCCCAATCCTCATGCGCTGGACTATTCATTGCTGCCCATCTGGGTTTCGACTATCCCGGCACCTGGGTTCACGTGGATATGGCCACTCCCGTCCATTGT GGGGAGCGAGCCACGGGATACGGTGTAGCCCTGTTGTTGACCCTATTTGGCGGGCACACCGACTCCAAGCTGCTCCAATCCATTGCCCCCACCGACGAGGAGCCGCCCTTGAAGCGCTGTTGCCGCGATTAA